The sequence below is a genomic window from Silvanigrella paludirubra.
ATGGCAAAAGCGATAATTGATTTGAAAAAATTTTAAACTGGATAGAATCTTTAAATAAAGAGTTTCTCCATATGTTTGCATCGTCTAATTTTTTCATATTTTCTAACATTGAAGATATTTTATTTTTTTTCAAAATGGATAAATTTTTAAGATAATGGGTAGAGCTTAATTGATCTATCTTTTCAAATTGCCATTGCTCAAATATTTCTGGAAAAGTATTTTGTAATTTGATACTTCTAATTTTATAAATGGCCTTATCTTTTGTTTCTTGAGACATCCAAGAATTTTCTTTGATATTTTTAATTGTTCCTTTTTTGGCAATATCAAAAATAAACTGAGTTACTTTTTTATTAAATAATTGTTTATTTTCTTTAATAAAAAGATAATTAATATTTTGTTCGAAGTATTCGTAAATTTCTGAATAAGCTTCTTGTTCTAAATTGTAATTTCTACTTTTAGCCAACTTTACATCACTAAATGTATTATAATAATTTATTATTATATGGTACGCGGTAAGGATTACTACAGAAATGGGCCACGGAAAGAAATTGATACTTTAATAAACATTTTATGCCAAAACTCATCATGAATATTAGATTCTGTCATTTTGATTTTGGCATGAGTTATGGCACAAACTTTTCATTGATTTATCATGAAGCAATTTATCTATTTTTCTACTGCCAAAAACCACCGTTTATGTCGGATTTGATTTGAAATAAATCTAATTAAACAAAGTGGCCCATTTCTGTAGTAATCCTTACCGTGTACCTATTATTTCTATTTCAAATCTGAATTATTTGCAATAAAAAAATGCGGTTAATCGACCGTAAAATTAATTTTTATGATTGAGCGTTTTTTAAAAAATATTGATATCTGAGTAATATAATTTTAAATTATTTCAAACAATCAACACTAATTTTATTAGATTCTATTATAGCTTTATTCTTTTTATCATCAAAAATAATTTTGAATATTATGCCTGGAACTATAAATAAACAATAACCAACTCCAGTTATAGTTCTATATGTGGATATATTTTCATTATAATCAACTTTTGGAATCATTTTTTTTCTAAGTTCATTTATTAAACATTTTTCGTTTTCATTTTGTGCAATTTTGCATTGAATGCTTTCGCCTGATAAATTATTAACAGAAGTATTTCCAGTATTTATATTATAATTGCTACCGTTTAGATTGGTTGAAGTTACTCCTGATAACACAAGTCCTTTTAATGCACATGATTCTTCATAAGTATAATTAATAGGAGTGGCGCAGCTTGTTAATAACAAAGTAATTATTATAAAAACCGATAATATCTTTATTTTAAAACTAATTTTCATTATTTAACACCTTTCTTAACAATTTTAAAAAATTATAATTAAGTAATATAACATTTTTGAATTTATTAATATGCAATAATTTTGACGTATTATACACATAATCATTTAAAATTTTAATCTTATTTAATTTTAATTATTAAGAAATTTAATCAAGTAAAATTATGAATTATTATCTTTAAATTTTTTTATAAGTTTATTTGCTAATATTTTGTCTTTTTCTTTTTTATAATTATTAATATTCTTTATTTCATTTTTATGAAGAACTATATCATCGTCAATAATGCAATCAATTTGAAATTTTTCTTCTTGTTTATTATAAAATATAATATCTATTCTTTTTAATTCCTCAAAAGTCATACCAACTTTTAAAGTATTACTAATCTCAATTGGGGTTACTTTTGATATTTTATTATGCTTGTCAAATTTTATTCTATATTCTTTACCGTCAAATCTAACATTGTATTTTTTATTAGCTTCTACATTAAAATCCTTATCATATGAAGCATCTTTATAAAACCATCTATTATCTTTATTATGTAAATTTGACATAGATCCTCCTTTTTATCCGCAAAAATCAAATTATTATAAATTTTATATTCGTCATATTTTAAAAATAATTACATAATCATTTAAATTCAATAATAAGTCAGCCTTGGTATACATTTTCGGGGATTCTTGCAAAAATCAGAGTTTTGAGAAGTGAAACTTGAAAGTAGGCTTAAGTATTTGATTTTGTTTTTATAATTTGAGTTTAATTTTTTGACTGTGGGGTTATGATGATAAAATATTTTTAGTGGTATTTTTAAATGCCTAATAAATTAAAGGATAATTTTAATGTGTGATAAAAAATATTTTAATGGAAATAGAATGGTGATGGCAGCTCGCTATACTTATAATAATGATGTAACTACAATAGTTTATTTAGATAAGAGTGATTGTGAATATGAAAAAATTATTTATGATATGCAAAATCCATTTCAAGAAAAATGTAGAGTAATAATAAAGAAAGATGAATATGATCAAGTTTGTATTTCAAATACAAACGAAACAAAAGCTAATTATATTAAGCAATGTCTACAAAAAAAATCTGGTGGTTCTATCACTAATCCTATCGGAACTCCTCTTAATATTAGTTCTAGCGAGTATAGTAGGGCTATATGTTGTCATTATCCAAATTGTGGTCATTAGTAGCAGTCAATTGACTGCAAAGAAAAATTTGATTTTTGGTTTCACATGAAATATTTTCAGAACTTACCGAGCTAGGCCGGAGATCTAAAAATAAAATTTAGATTGAGAACAGGCCGAAGCTTTATGAATAGCTTTCCTCTGGCTCCAGAGGTAACACTACAATTTGGGCAACTCTATGCAGCTCCTTTGAGCTATTGTTTTTTTGCTAGAGCCAGTTTACTGGTAAAACTTTTTTCTGCTTAAGTTACTTTAGCAGAAAAAAGCTACCTGTTAAAATAAATTTAAAAATATTCTTAAATTATTGAAAAATATTTTTGAGAATGAGAAAAGCTTTTATAAGGTTAATAATACGCTTAAAAAGAAAGTAATTAATAATGGATAAACAAAAATCGAACAAGCAAAGATTGGAAGAAGAAATTAAAAAAGGAACTTTAAAAAAACCGGATTTTCTTTGGTTTAATTTGATATTAATTTTATTTTGCATTTCTTATGCAATTTATAAATCTTTTTTTAATTAATAATTTCAATTTTTTTTGTTACTAAGATCTAACACTATCAAAGTTTTTGGGCAAAATAATTTCAAAGATATTAATTAATGTCTTTACTGCGTTCTTCTTCCGCTTACACAGTATCGTTTTTGCAAACTACTTGAAAGACCCTACTGGAACTTTTCTGATAAATATCCAAAAAATTGAACACATTTTTGAAAAACTTCGCCTATAGCAATGTTATAAAATTTTTCTAAGCTTAGTGCTATAGTGCTATTTCATGATCTGACGTTGGATTGTCAAAAACAATTTTTGCAAAAGACATATGTAAAATACAAATACTTAAAAAATGTTAATTAACTATGTTGCCGTATAAAATTACAGGAACCAGCACCACATGATAAAGTAATTATTTTAGATATTTATAAAATTTATTTGAATTTAAATTTGATTTGTTTGCCTCCTCAAGCTAAATTTTTGTTTTTATCTGTGCAGTTTAGTTGTGATAGTGTTTAAAGTTGGTACCAGAATACCAGCTTTTTTTATTATTAAGTTCAATTTGCCTTTTATGGGGTACCAAGCAGCTGAAACGGAAAAAATGTTGATTGAATCAAACACTATGCAAAATTCTTGCTTAGTGCTTATTGAGATCAATTTAGATTCTCCCCAAGGCTTTAAGCCCTAAGAGGCAGAGAGTGCTTCCGAAACTTATCAGTCACACTTAAGCTTTTAACTTTACTCAATCTTCTTTTTTCTTAATAATTTTTATTTTCAAAACACTAAGCCTAAAAACCTTGTTTTTCTTTTTTGTAAAATTTTCTTAATTTATTTAAATTGTTATACAATCTACCCTCTTCTGCACAAACAGGCTAAAGAGGCTACAGTAATGGCTATCAAGGAATCAAAATAGGTTGAGAAATGCAATATACATCTTTTAAAAGCGAAAGAAGTAAAAAGCTAATGAGAAAAATATTGTTATAGTAATGTTATTTAGATAATATTTATATATATTTTTAATAATTATTATTTTATATAAAATTTTAAATTAAATTTTATATACAAGCTTTTATTTTAATGATATTAAGATTTTGTTTATTAAAACAAATAGTTGATACAATTGAAACCGTTTTTTTTTGTGGTGTTTTTCATTTTAAAAAGGATTTTTTATGAATAAATTGATTGTGTTATCTTCTTTTTTGGTGTTTTCAGCTTACGCCCATGCGCAAGGCGCAGTAACGCGCGGTACTCCTGTGTGTGGAACGGCTGAATTTTGTTTAGTTGATTTTTATGTAGACGACGTTATAGCTGGTTCTATTGAAATTTATGAAGAGAATTTTAATGACCAAAACAACACTTCGATACAAAAAGGCGTTACTTACTTTTTAGGTGACAACACACCTCATGTTTCTTATGCAGCCTGCTTATCTAATGAAATGTGTAAAATTGTGCATGACGAAAAAGTAGCTCTTTATGTTTATGAAAATGACCGTTTCCCAAGCAACGGAAGAAGCAAACGTAATTATTTAGAGATGTTTAGAAAACTTGCCGAAGTTGCGGCAAGAACAAAGTCAGGCCGTGCCGCTATTAAATACGCTAAAGAATATGGAGAAAAAAATAAAGGGGTTGTTGCAGATATCCTAAGAAATGCACCAATTGAAATGCATCAAAACTCAGTGTTAGATAAAACGATTGCTGAACAAATTGATAGACAAAATGCAAAAATAGAGGCACAGAAAGCGAAAGAAGAACAAGAGAGAAGAAAAGGTCTATTAGATGGGACAGCACCGCGTAATTACGTAAAAGGTAGAGACACAATTGATTGGGTATCAAAAAACTACGGTAATGGTGGTAAGATAGTCTCAGGTAAAGGCAAATCACACGGCAATTGGGCACGCTAAATTTAAATAGTTTATAGAAAGTTACACGATGAAAAAAATAATTTTAACAGCGCTTGTTTCTATATCTTCTTTTGTTTCTCTTGACGCTTACGCCTGCCGTAAATGCACTATACAACAAGAAAATCGAGCTGAACAACTAAGGAATGAAGCTTATTGGAGAGAGCAACAGTATCAAGCTGAGCTAAGAGCAAAAAATCAAGCAATAAGAGATCGCAACGCTTTGATTGATCTTAGAAATAAAAATAGTGAAGCTATACTATATTTTAACTATAGTGATACAGTTATTAAATACCCTGCTTTAACTTATGAGCGTTGGACAATCATTCAATATGCAGCTAGAGAAATTGCAAAAAAAGATTTACCAATTGATATCCCTGCAATGGTTCGTGAAGGTCTTAATGCAGATGGTTCAGGATGGGTTGGGGAACCTACAGTAAAAGAAGTAAATGAAAGAGAAATTAAAAAACTTGGTCAAACGCTTTTTATGGAATTCTATAATCTTAGAAATGCAGATATGACTAGAGATATGGCAAGTATTTATTTTGCAGTGGTAAAAACAGCGAGAGCTTACGCGGCAGCGGCAACAAATGCTTATAAAGATTTCTTCATTGATGAGTTTTTAGAAAGAGCAATGAGTTCAAACGCTCAATACTTCAGAACAGACACAGCGGAAGGGCGTGACGCGCAATATACAAAAGATTACCGTAGTACGCACGTAAGCGTTACACCAAGCTATTCTAGCAGAAGATATCAACCACATTCATCAGGATATATTGAAATTCTCCCTTAAATTTAAAGCGGTCGAGCTAACTGGGTGAGTAAACCAGGGGAATTTCACCCCTAGTTTCTCTCAGAACCGTACGTGAATCTCTCGATTCATACGGCTCCTATTGTTCAGTCATTAATTAAATTCCTTTAGCGTTTTTCCAATGCTCAAATAATATAGAATTTTGCTTTTGCATTCTTCTAATTAAATCTCTTGCTCTGGAATAACTTCGATTTAATTTCTTAAATTTTCTTCTTGCCCATCTTACGAGAGCAAAATTAACTGCACGAGAAATAGTATGAATTGCTAAAGAACCATAAAATTTACAGTAATAGTTAAGCCATCCACGTAACACTGGATTAATTGAACAAGCAATCTCTTCAATTTTTGCATGACTTAATAAATGGATTTTCCAATTACGTATCCGCCCTTGGATTATCTTTCTTACCTTGTCACCAATTGCAGGAGTAAAAGAAGTCATTATGTTTCCATATTTTGTTTTCACCATTCTTGGACGAAAAGTATACCCTAGAAAATCAAAAGCCGTTACTTTATAAGTTCCATTTCTTTGATTATCTTTACAGTATATTATTTTCGTTTTAGTTGGATGTAAATCTAGAAAACATTCTGATAGCCGTTTCCTTACTGCGGAAAGAATTATATTAGCTTGGTTTTCTGATATGCAGTGAATTACGAGGTCATCTGCGTATCTTGCAAATAGAACTCCTGGAAAATGAATTTCCATCCATTTATCAAAAGCATAATGCATGAATAAATTAGAGATCAATGGACTAATTACTCCACCCTGAGGCGTGCCTTTAGTTCTTTCTATTCTCAATCCATCAATATCTTCCAATGGGCTTTTTAACCATCTTTCGATATAAAGCAGTATCCATTTGCAATCCGTGTGTTTCTTTAAAGCTTTCATGAGCAATTCATGATTCATATTATCAAAGAAACCCTTAATATCCAGATCTATAACCCAATCAAATTTCCAGCATCTTTCACGAGTTTTACCGACTGCATCTAATGCTGATTTATTTGGTCGATAGCCATAGGAATCAGGATGAAAAATAGCCTCAATTTGTGGTTCAAGCATTCTCTTCAGAGTAGTTTGGGCAATTCTATCAGCAACTGTAGGGATTCCTAAAGTGCGTTTCCCTCCATCTTTCTTTGGTATTTCTACTTTTCGAACAGATGGCGGAAAGTAACTTCCCGACGACATACGATTCCAAAGCTTGTACAAATTGTCTTTGAGATTTGCTTCAAAGTCTTCTATAGATTGTTTATCAATACCATGTGCTCCATGATTTTCTTTTACACTTTTCCATGCCTCCCATACAGTTGATTTAGAAACTTCAAATGACTTTGTAGTTGTCATTAACTCCTCCCATTTCTGGTTGATTAAAGTAACCACTAAAACAACACAGCCCCTTCGCTCCACAAATGTTACTTTGCTTCTTAACTATTACGAGCTGTTCCGCCCCTGTGCTAAACATCTGTATTTAAGCCTTGTGGTGCTTCCACTTGAACTTCTACATTTACATTTTAACGACAGGTTCCCACGTTCCGTGCAGAAGCCTGAATCAAGTTCACGCCATCTCTGTGCCGGATGCCGCTTAAACAATAAACAGGTAACCTTTAAGCTTATCCCAAAGAACCGCTAGTCCTTGGTTTTGACATCATTTTACGCTAACGACACCTCATCAATGGTTCATTTACATTCGTCTCCTTGATTCTTACCTGACACATTTACTGTGCCTTTTCTCTAACGCTCACTAAAATAACTCTTTATTATTGCAGCTTAGAGTGGTTTGAAGTCTTCTCCTGCAAGACGACTTCGAGAGGCCAACTCTCATCTTTCGCACAGCATTGCTGTAATTACCTTTCGGTATTCACCACATTCGTGGCACACTAACGGCGCGCATTCCTAGGAGGCCCTCTAAGCCGATAGCTTCGTTTTGACGCCATTTGAAGTCAGAAAATAACTTTTTTCCCTTTAAAAAAGGGAATTTAACTTGCAAAAAATTTGGTTACACTTGTTTTAACTTTTAAGAAAAAAATGTTCGCATTTTTTTAACAGATTGAGAATTTAAAGGTATTTTTAAAAATAATTGAATCCAAAGTGTGCAATTTTATCTCAAAATCAAATTAAAAGTTCGTACTCTGCCCGTTGTGCGAACTTTTTTGCTGCTTTTCTCATAACCAATTTTTTTAAAATTTAATCCTTTATAAAAATGGATAACTATTAAAAAAACGGGGTCAAATGGCGTCTGGCCACAGCCATCGGCT
It includes:
- the ltrA gene encoding group II intron reverse transcriptase/maturase, whose protein sequence is MTTTKSFEVSKSTVWEAWKSVKENHGAHGIDKQSIEDFEANLKDNLYKLWNRMSSGSYFPPSVRKVEIPKKDGGKRTLGIPTVADRIAQTTLKRMLEPQIEAIFHPDSYGYRPNKSALDAVGKTRERCWKFDWVIDLDIKGFFDNMNHELLMKALKKHTDCKWILLYIERWLKSPLEDIDGLRIERTKGTPQGGVISPLISNLFMHYAFDKWMEIHFPGVLFARYADDLVIHCISENQANIILSAVRKRLSECFLDLHPTKTKIIYCKDNQRNGTYKVTAFDFLGYTFRPRMVKTKYGNIMTSFTPAIGDKVRKIIQGRIRNWKIHLLSHAKIEEIACSINPVLRGWLNYYCKFYGSLAIHTISRAVNFALVRWARRKFKKLNRSYSRARDLIRRMQKQNSILFEHWKNAKGI